GGGTGTCGACGTTCCGACGGGAACGCATTTCAACCCGTATTTTGCCAACGCTGTCGCGCTCGCTATGGCGCCGCCGCTCTCGGATGGCCAGGTGACCTATGACGACGGTTCACCGCAGACTCTCGACCAGTATGCGAAGGACGTTTCGGCGTTCCTGATGTGGGCTGCCGAGCCGCATCTCGAAGAGCGCAAGCGGACCGGTTTCATGGTCATGGTCTTCTTGGCAATCTTCACGATCCTGGTCTACCTGACGAAGAAGTCGGTTTATGCAAACAAGGAACATTGAGCCCAGCGCTCATATTCTCTAGAAAGGCGGCTTCGGCCGCCTTTTTTGTTGGCGGCATCCCTGTTCACCCTTCTGGACGTTTGAATCCCATGGCCGATATCCAACAGACCCTTGCTGCCTCGATCCGCGCTATTCACGATTATCCGAAGCCGGGGATCATCTTCCGCGATATCACGACGCTTCTGGGGGATGCTGCAGCGTTTCGCAGCGCGGTCGATGAGCTGGTCCGTCCCTATGCGGATCTGGCTGTCGACCAGATTGCGGGTATCGAGGCGCGCGGGTTCATTCTGGGCGGTGCCATGGCGCATCAACTTTCGGCAGGCTTCGTTCCAATTCGCAAGAAGGGCAAGCTGCCGCACACAACCGTTCGCGTGGCCTATAGCCTCGAATATGGCGTCGACGAGATGGAAATGCATGTCGATGCGGTGAAGCCGGGGGATAAGGTCATTCTCTGCGACGATCTGATCGCGACGGGCGGCACAGCTGAGGGCGCTGTGAAGCTGCTGCGTCAGTTGGGTGCCGAGGTGGTGTCCGCCTGTTTCGTCATTGATTTGCCGGAGCTGGGCGGGCGCAAGAAGCTGGAGGCGCTTGGCGTTGAGGTTCGCACGCTTGTGTCGTTCGACGGGCATTGACGGCTGAGCAGCGCTCTGTTCTGCTGCGGTTCCATTGATGTCCGCAGGAGGGGCAGATGGAATTCACATCGCTGATTGGGTTTGCGCTCGCATTCTTCATTTTCGCGGCCAGTCCCGGCCCGGATAATATGACGATCCTTGCGCGTTCGCTTCATCACGGCGCGGCATCGGGTTTGGCCTACGGTCTCGGTACGGTAACAGGTATCCTCATCTTCCTGTCCCTTGCGGCCTTCGGCTTGTCCGCCTTCGCATCAGAGATGGGGTGGGCGATGGTGGTGCTCCGCTATCTCGGAGCAATCTACCTGATCTGGATGGGATGTCGGCTGTGGACTGCGCCCGCTGCCGTACCGGAAGCGCGGCATGTGGCCGGTCACGGGGAATTATGGCGCGGTTATCTGGCGGGGGTGTTTCTTAATCTCGGAAACCCCAAGATGCCGCTGTTCTATATCGCTCTGCTGCCAAACGTCGTTGATGCGCATCTCTCGCTCGGCGATTTCAGTCTGCTGGCGGCGGCAATCCTGATCGTCGAGGCCCTTGTGATTGGCGGGCACATTCTGCTTGCCTTGCGCACACGCGGGTTACTGCGCAATCCTGTGGTCCTGCGCCGTCTCAACAGAGGCGCAGGCGCTTTGATGGTGGGAGCCGGCGCCACGGTGATCGTGGCCCGCTGAGCTCGTGCTCCTCAGGTGAATTCCAGCACGCTGCTTTCGAACCGAATAACGGTCTCGCCGTTCTGGTTGACGCCTTCATTCAGGGTCGAGTTCAGCCAGACGCCCGGGCGCGAAACCAGTTCGCGGCTGTTGAGCAGTGTTGTATAATAGGTGATCCGGTCGCCGGCATAGACCGGCTTCAGCCACTGGAGCTTGCGAAAGCCGGGCGAGGGGCCGAGCTTGGGCGGGGCAATGCCTTGCTTGTGCAATCGGATGCATTCCTTGGTCCAGTAGGCCAGAAAGGTTTTCATCCAGCCCGCTGCACTCTGCCATCCGGAAGCGCACAGGCCGCCGAACACGAAATCCTTGGCAGCCTCGGCATCCAGATGGAAGGGCTGAGGATCGAACTTCCGCGCAAAGCCGATGATGCTGTCTGTGGTAAACTCCATGGTGCCCACTTCGAGACGCGTGCCGACCGGGTTGAGTTCAGCCATTCTCATGGTGCAGTCTCCTGAGCATTCCGCATCCGGAACATGATTGCCTGCTCCAGTACGCAGACGGTTTCACCGCGCTGGTTGTCGACTTCGCTTCGCATACGGATCAAGCCGATGCCGGGCTTTGAGCGGAGTGTTCTGGCCTCCAGAACCACCGCCTGTCCGGAGAGGGTATCGCCTGCCAGAACCGGCTTTTTCCAGTCCATGAAGTCGACGCCCGGCGCACCCTCACAGGTGGAGTTGAGCAGAAAGCTGTCGATTGTCATGCGCATGTGCAGGGCAGAGGTATGCCAGCCGGAAGCCGCCAGACCGCCTAGAATGCTCGCTTTGCCGGCCTCCTCGGAAAGATGCATTGGCTGCGGATCGTATTCGGAAGCGAATTCGATGATCTCTTCAGCACTCACCGTCAGCGGACCGAGCGGAAATGCGCGCTCGGGGGTGAAGTCTTCAAAGTGAAGCTTCCCATTCGTCATGCCTGGTTCCTTCATGAGACTGGATTGTCTTTGATGAATAGCGTTTCATCGAACGTGTTCCAACAGCTGTTTTAGCAATTCAAGAGGTAGGCCCTCATCACGCTCGTTCCTGAAATGCTTTGCGGGGGTCGATGGTATGCAATGAATTCACGGTCGCGTCCATTCCTGGTTGCGGCTTTCTCTCTTGGTCCGTCTCAGAAGTGCGACAGTTGATACAAGCCTTCGAAAGGTAGACTCTAGGTCGCTCGCGATAATGGACAATGGCCAGTCGCAGAGATTATTCAAGACGGTGGGAGTTCTGCTCTCAAGGCATCGGGAGGAGAAACATGACCAAGCTGAGAGCCGCACTGCAGGGTGCTGTCGAGAAAGGGCTTGTTGATGCCGCCAAGGTCGCGGATCTCGAACGGCATTTGTCGAAATCGCTTGCCTTGCCTGCTGGCTCCGTGGCGGACAGTATGCTTTCCTCCCCTCCTGATACGGAAGCCCCCCGGTTTCTACGTGGTTTTCATGACGTGCTTATCAGCATCGGCATCCTGATCCTGTTTGCCGGCCTCTGGGGGCTCGGCAATATTTTCGTCATCACGCCGGCCATCATTCTCCTGTCTGAAATACTGGTCGCGCGCCAGCGTCTGGCCTTGCCTGCGGTCGTGCTGACCATTTCGGCTGCGGCGGTGACGTGGATTGCGGGTTTGGTGATTCTGGGCGATTACGTCGATGCTGATACGTCGCTGGGTCTTGCCGCTTATGTGGCTCCGTTTCCGGCGGTGCTCGGGCTCTATGCCTTGCGTTACCGGGTTCCGCTTGCCGTTGCGCTCTTCATCGCGTCCTGTCTGGCGCTGGCAACGATGCTTGTCTTTGCACTGCTGGAGCGCGTGTTCGGGGTTCAGCATTTC
The window above is part of the Rhizobium rhizoryzae genome. Proteins encoded here:
- a CDS encoding MaoC family dehydratase: MRMAELNPVGTRLEVGTMEFTTDSIIGFARKFDPQPFHLDAEAAKDFVFGGLCASGWQSAAGWMKTFLAYWTKECIRLHKQGIAPPKLGPSPGFRKLQWLKPVYAGDRITYYTTLLNSRELVSRPGVWLNSTLNEGVNQNGETVIRFESSVLEFT
- a CDS encoding adenine phosphoribosyltransferase, which gives rise to MADIQQTLAASIRAIHDYPKPGIIFRDITTLLGDAAAFRSAVDELVRPYADLAVDQIAGIEARGFILGGAMAHQLSAGFVPIRKKGKLPHTTVRVAYSLEYGVDEMEMHVDAVKPGDKVILCDDLIATGGTAEGAVKLLRQLGAEVVSACFVIDLPELGGRKKLEALGVEVRTLVSFDGH
- a CDS encoding LysE family translocator; translation: MEFTSLIGFALAFFIFAASPGPDNMTILARSLHHGAASGLAYGLGTVTGILIFLSLAAFGLSAFASEMGWAMVVLRYLGAIYLIWMGCRLWTAPAAVPEARHVAGHGELWRGYLAGVFLNLGNPKMPLFYIALLPNVVDAHLSLGDFSLLAAAILIVEALVIGGHILLALRTRGLLRNPVVLRRLNRGAGALMVGAGATVIVAR
- a CDS encoding MaoC family dehydratase encodes the protein MTNGKLHFEDFTPERAFPLGPLTVSAEEIIEFASEYDPQPMHLSEEAGKASILGGLAASGWHTSALHMRMTIDSFLLNSTCEGAPGVDFMDWKKPVLAGDTLSGQAVVLEARTLRSKPGIGLIRMRSEVDNQRGETVCVLEQAIMFRMRNAQETAP